In a single window of the Zea mays cultivar B73 chromosome 5, Zm-B73-REFERENCE-NAM-5.0, whole genome shotgun sequence genome:
- the LOC103627555 gene encoding protein ALP1-like, translated as MNPYLENNFLVRLMEEMEEEEEELQLARHMVNRRRRARNERRHGGSIPGRVRIHRDHMSDDARIRADYFGAHPVYTDAQFRRRFRMRRHVFERLVDVVQQVDPYFIQRPNCAGEIGLSALQKVVAAVRILAYGIPADAVDEYVRIGESTAHEALKHFCTAVQTAFAPYYLRAPNAEDIARLLQVGESREFPGMLGSVDCMHWEWRNCPSSWKGMFTGRGKHPTMILEAVASYDLWIWHAYFGLPGSCNDINVLHRSNLFKRHLSGDTPPVSFTVNGHTYNMGYYLADGIYPDWPTFVKIIRNPYDVRTQHFATIQESARKDIERAFGVLQKRWGVVRGPAYGWSPEHIGDIMKTCIILHNMIVEDEGPLSLNTTFENIGVLADTSQGSMEERNDFVNQRYNQLKDRNKYTQLQVDLIHHHWARHGSGVA; from the exons ATGAACCCCTACTTAGAAAACAATTTTCTTGTACGGTTGATGGAAGAaatggaagaggaagaagaagagttgcAGTTGGCGAGGCACATGGTCAATAGGAGGCGGCGTGCACGCAACGAGCGTCGTCATGGTGGTTCGATTCCAGGGCGTGTTAGGATTCATCGTGATCACATGAGCGACGATGCAAGAATCCGAGCGGACTACTTTGGAGCGCACCCGGTGTACACGGATGCTCAATTTCGTAGGAG GTTCCGCATGCGTCGCCATGTGTTTGAGCGCCTTGTTGATGTTGTGCAACAAGTGGATCCATACTTTATTCAGCGTCCAAACTGTGCGGGTGAGATTGGTCTTTCTGCTctacagaaagttgttgctgctGTTCGAATCCTTGCTTACGGTATTCCGGCTGATGCCGTTGACGAATACGTACGCATTGGTGAATCCACGGCTCATGAGGCATTGAAACACTTTTGCACGGCCGTCCAAACCGCGTTTGCTCCGTATTATCTTCGTGCACCAAATGCAGAAGATATCGCACGCCTTCTCCAAGTTGGCGAGTCACGTGAGTTTCCTGGTATGCttggtagtgttgattgcatgcattgggagtggcgtaACTGCCCAAGTTCATGGAAGGGCATGTTTACAGGGCGTGGTAAACATCCTACCATGATCTTGGAAGCTGTTGCGTCGTATGACCTGTGGATATGGCATGCATATTTTGGTCTGCCAGGTAGTTGCAACGACATAAACGTTCTGCACCGTTCAAACCTTTTCAAAAGGCATCTGAGCGGTGACACACCTCCTGTTTCATTCACTGTGAATGGTCACACGTACAATATGGGATATTACCTAGCAGACGGGATTTACCCTGACTGGCCCACATTTGTGAAGATAATCCGTAATCCCTACGACGTTAGAACCCAACACTTTGCAACAATTCAAGAGTCTGCTCGAAAAGATATTGAACGAGCTTTTGGTGTACTCCAGAAGAGATGGGGTGTGGTCCGTGGCCCTGCTTACGGTTGGAGTCCTGAACACATTGGGGACATCATGAAAACATGCATAATATTGCACAACATGATAGTAGAAGACGAAGGTCCATTGTCTTTGAACACAACCTTTGAAAACATCGGAGTGCTGGCAGACACAAGTCAAGGTTCAATGGAAGAGCGCAACGACTTCGTCAATCAAAGGTACAACCAACTCAAAGACCGCAACAAATATACTCAGCTTCAGGTTGATCTGATACACCATCACTGGGCGCGACATGGATCCGGAGTTGCATAG